A single region of the Glycine max cultivar Williams 82 chromosome 20, Glycine_max_v4.0, whole genome shotgun sequence genome encodes:
- the LOC100791660 gene encoding WW domain-binding protein 11 encodes MDSRAYILRVTIAILCISMLASTLFPVCDAINHGRAIRGHKIRRSSPIKSLKKLKIKSLRHLNKYTPFDSFGYSDFDSYGYSNFDDSYGSPSSLPLPPFNSLAPHPQPTPSSSIAPPNLAPPSIGGNSSLPALSPVPSSPHGAVFGPPNPRSMPPPPYPLSPPKHAPSLSPPKSAPSLNPPPLVYLPPVVFPPPPSPSTHRKKPPQYALWCVAKPTVPDPIIQEAMDYACGSGADCKSIQPNGMCFQPNTLLAHASYAFNSYWQNTKIGGGTCDFGGTAMLVTVDPSYDKCNFMLT; translated from the exons ATGGATTCAAGAGCTTACATCCTTAGAGTCACCATTGCAATTCTTTGCATCTCAATGCTAGCTTCCACTCTTTTCCCTGTGTGTG atgCTATAAATCATGGAAGAGCAATAAGGGGTCACAAAATCCGTAGAAGCTCCCCAATCAAATCTTTAAagaaactgaaaataaaatctttaagACATTTAAACAAGTACACACCATTTGATTCATTTGGGTACTCAGACTTTGATTCATATGGGTACTCAAACTTTGATGATTCATATGGCTCTCCCTCTTCCCTACCCTTACCACCTTTCAATTCACTAGCACCACATCCACAACCTACACCATCAAGTTCCATTGCTCCTCCAAATTTGGCACCTCCAAGCATAGGTGGCAACTCCTCTCTCCCAGCACTCTCACCAGTTCCAAGCTCACCTCATGGTGCTGTCTTTGGGCCACCAAACCCAAGAAGCATGCCACCACCTCCTTATCCCTTAAGCCCACCAAAGCATGCTCCAAGCCTAAGCCCACCAAAGAGTGCTCCAAGCCTAAACCCACCACCACTAGTGTACCTCCCACCTGTTGTGTTCCCACCACCCCCTTCACCTTCTACGCACCGCAAAAAGCCGCCACAATACGCACTTTGGTGTGTGGCAAAGCCCACGGTTCCTGACCCAATAATTCAGGAGGCCATGGACTATGCCTGTGGGTCTGGTGCGGATTGCAAGTCAATTCAGCCCAATGGAATGTGCTTCCAGCCCAACACTTTGCTGGCCCATGCTTCGTATGCCTTCAATAGCTACTGGCAGAACACTAAGATTGGTGGAGGCACGTGTGATTTTGGTGGAACTGCCATGCTAGTCACTGTTGATCCAA GCTATGACAAATGCAACTTCATGTTGACTTAG
- the LOC102665939 gene encoding uncharacterized protein: MALFKEEVEDEDRDKWIVQFDSVSIALGYGVGAILLTPDDQCIPFTARLGFYYMNNMAMYQVCALGIQVAINFKVKLLKVYGDSALVIHQLRGERETRDHKLIPYQAYVKKLTEFFDDISFYHIPREENQMVDALATLASMFQLTPYGDFPYIEFRCCGKPAYCCLIEEEQDGKPWYFDIKRYIKDKEYPREASDNDKRMLRRLAVGFFQSGDILYKRNHDMVLLRCVDAREAKQMLVEVHEGSFGTHGNGHAMAQMILRARYYWLTMENDCCLHVRKCHKC, from the coding sequence atggccttgttcaaAGAGGAAGTGGAAGATGAGGATAGGGACAAATGGATAGTGCAGTTTGACAGCGTGTCCATTGCACTAGGCTATGGAGTTGGGGCAATTTTGCTTACCCCTGACGATCAATGCATACCTTTCACAGCTAGGTTGGGCTTTTACTACATGAATAACATGGCTATGTATCAGGTGTGTGCCCTTGGTATTCAAGTAGCAATCAACTTCAAGGTCAAATTACTCAAAGTATATGGAGACTCAGCCTTGGTGATCCACCAGTTGAGAGGAGAAAGGGAGACTAGGGATcataagttgataccctatcaggCCTACGTCAAGAAACTGACAGAGTTCTTCGATgacatctccttctaccacatTCCCAGAGAGGAGAACCAGATGGTCGATGCACTTGCCACtttggcatccatgttccaaTTAACCCCGTATGGGGATTTTCCGTACATCGAGTTTAGATGTTGCGGCAAGCCTGCATATTGCTGCTTGATAGAAGAGGAGCAAGATGGTAAACCTTGGtacttcgacatcaagcgatatatCAAAGACAAGGAGTACCCACGGGAGGCTTCCGATAACGACAAGAGAATGTTGCGAAGGTTAGCAGTCGGCTTTTTCCAAAGCGGAGATATCCTATACAAAAGAAACCATGATATGGTCTTGCtccggtgtgtggatgccagggaggctaAGCAAATGCTCGTGGAGGTGCATGAGGGATCCTTTGGGACGCATGGCAATGGACATGCCATGGCCCAGATGATTCTGAGGGCAaggtattactggctcactatggaaaacGATTGTTGCCTCCATGTGAGAAAATGCCACAAGTGCTAG